The Pseudomonas berkeleyensis genome includes a region encoding these proteins:
- a CDS encoding TRAP transporter small permease, whose translation MSWLRKLYTLSGLLAGLFLILICVLIVAQILARQFGTMIPSTDEFAAYCMAASGFLALPYALMRGAHIRVELLFRILPQRSLFAVEVLGNMVGLLIAAYLAWYCALFVLESYEFKEVSSGLLPIPMWIPQIPMVLGTVILVIAMAERLVLVCRGQRFEDQTPGVMSE comes from the coding sequence ATGAGTTGGCTACGTAAGTTGTACACCTTGTCCGGCCTGTTGGCCGGTCTGTTTCTGATCCTTATCTGCGTGCTGATCGTGGCGCAGATTCTGGCCCGGCAGTTCGGCACCATGATTCCGTCCACCGACGAATTCGCTGCCTACTGCATGGCTGCTTCGGGTTTTCTGGCGTTGCCCTATGCGCTGATGCGCGGCGCGCACATTCGTGTCGAACTGCTCTTTCGCATTCTGCCGCAGCGCAGCCTGTTCGCCGTCGAGGTGCTGGGCAACATGGTCGGCTTGCTGATCGCCGCCTATCTGGCCTGGTACTGCGCGCTGTTCGTGCTGGAGTCCTACGAGTTCAAGGAAGTCTCTTCCGGTCTGTTACCGATCCCGATGTGGATACCGCAGATACCGATGGTGCTGGGCACCGTGATCCTGGTGATCGCCATGGCCGAGCGCCTGGTACTGGTGTGCCGTGGGCAGCGCTTCGAAGACCAGACGCCTGGCGTGATGAGCGAGTGA
- a CDS encoding TRAP transporter substrate-binding protein — protein MKSTASGFALSALAACLIGFSSVSAQAAERWNMSAEQPDGNSITKVAKAFAKDVTDATNGELQIRVHSNSALFKRPEVKRAVQTGQVQLGDVLMSVLGNEDAIFEIDSVPFLARNYDDAKKLWEVSRPAVEARLEKQGVKLLYAMPWSPQSIFTKTPINTMADFKGMKFRAYNPATSRMTELMGAVPTVIQTGEVPQAFSTGMISGMLTSPTTGVDTQAWDFSKYYYDVKAFIPKNFVIVNARAFARLPEASQQAVLAAAKRAEEQGWAAAQAETSALVATLAENGMEVSESAPSEVEAGFENIGATMAAEWLQRTGDEGKAIIDAYRN, from the coding sequence ATGAAAAGTACCGCATCAGGTTTTGCACTTTCCGCTCTGGCCGCGTGCCTCATCGGCTTTTCCAGCGTGAGTGCGCAGGCCGCCGAGCGCTGGAACATGAGTGCCGAACAGCCCGACGGCAACTCCATCACCAAGGTTGCCAAGGCCTTCGCCAAGGACGTTACCGACGCCACCAATGGCGAACTGCAGATTCGTGTGCACAGCAACTCCGCACTGTTCAAACGTCCGGAAGTGAAGCGTGCGGTGCAGACCGGGCAGGTTCAGCTCGGTGACGTATTGATGTCGGTTCTGGGCAACGAGGATGCGATCTTCGAAATCGACAGCGTGCCGTTCCTCGCGCGCAACTATGACGATGCCAAGAAGCTCTGGGAGGTCAGTCGTCCGGCTGTCGAAGCGCGTCTGGAGAAGCAGGGCGTCAAGCTGCTCTATGCCATGCCCTGGTCGCCACAGAGCATCTTCACCAAGACCCCGATCAATACCATGGCCGATTTCAAGGGCATGAAGTTTCGCGCCTATAACCCGGCCACCTCGCGTATGACCGAGCTGATGGGCGCCGTGCCTACCGTGATCCAGACCGGTGAAGTGCCGCAGGCCTTCAGCACCGGCATGATCAGCGGCATGCTGACCTCGCCGACCACGGGCGTGGATACCCAGGCCTGGGACTTCTCCAAGTACTACTACGACGTCAAGGCGTTCATCCCGAAGAACTTCGTGATCGTCAACGCCCGTGCTTTCGCGCGTCTGCCTGAAGCGTCGCAGCAGGCCGTACTGGCGGCCGCCAAGCGTGCGGAAGAGCAGGGCTGGGCCGCCGCCCAGGCGGAAACCAGTGCACTGGTGGCGACCCTGGCGGAGAACGGCATGGAAGTCAGCGAAAGCGCTCCGAGCGAAGTGGAAGCGGGTTTCGAAAACATTGGTGCGACCATGGCTGCCGAGTGGCTGCAGCGTACCGGTGATGAAGGCAAGGCGATCATCGACGCCTACCGCAATTGA